The genomic interval GCACCCCGAACACCCCCAACCTAGTGCCCTTGAATAACTTCCAGGACACATTACTGCTGATTCCCAGtgccataacagtaccagccacagtgccctcataatagtagccacagtgcccccataagagtagcagccacagtgccctcataatagtagccacagtacccacataagagtaccagccacagtgcccttatAACCGTGCCAGACACAGAGTTCCCCTGTAAGATTGCCaggcacagtgccctcataagagTACTGGCCACAAAATAGTGCTAACCACAGCACCCCTATAAAAGTGCCAAAAATAGGGCTCTTATAACAGTGCCAGAGattgccagccacagtgcgcTCATAAGTGTTTGCTACAGTACCCTAATAtcattaccagccacagtgcccccataatattgCCACTCAGTGTCctcataacagtaccagccagtgcccacataagaGTACTGGCCACAAaagagtgccaaccacagtgcccccataaaatTGCCAAACACAGTGCCCCTCCTGTTACATGGGCAGCTGTCATGACGGCATTGATGGCAGTAGGGATCGGCGGTTGTCCCTGTTGCCTGTAGAGTAGCGGGTGCCAACTTGGTTATTCACAATTATGCGCGTACTACTGTGCAGTCCGCAGGGACAACCACCGCTCTCTGCTGCCATCACTGGACCACCAACGGTGACACCGGTTACCGGGGAGAAAAGCTCCGGGAGTTGCCACAAATGCTGGACAGTGGGTAACAGGTCACCAGTGCTTCATAGTTTGTGAATACGATGCCAGAacaacagtgaagactgacacttatACAGGTAGATCAGTAACAGAGAGGAAACAAAGAGGGGATGTAACTGCACAACAATCAGGGTACGTGGAAAGCTGGGTACTACCACTCTATGGGCACTGGCATGTTACCCATGTATGGGATTATTTTTAGGGGGGGAAGCGCTCTCCTAAATACAGTGAGTCTCTCCATTACCAGAACATCCGGATTACGTGAGCGGTTCAGTTCCCGCCGACGACTTCAAAGACGTCTTCACTTTGATGCGCGGAGATTATTTCAAACCATTTGCTCCGAACTTCCTTCAAACAGAATTAAAATGAATCAATTTGCATCTCGTGTGATTCTCGGAGGCCGCGATATTCTTATTACGTAAACGCCTTCAATCCGGAAAATGACGCGCAAATAACCGTAATCTACGGAAACTTCCGTGTCTAATAAgccgtctgaagagaagagggggaggggagagtatGTCATATTCACTTCTATATAGATAGAGTCGTCCCGCACTGGTtcccagcaccccccccccccccgcccccgccGATTACATTAGAAATCCAATAATGTGGCATGCTGAGCTTATGGAATattccggattatcggaagtttggATAGTCTGGGGTATCAGGTTCAGGTTTTATGTAAATTAAGTTTAATGAAGggttaatgaaaagttctgcaattttctaatagactttgttttCCAATTTCTTAGCACTTTTaagttctctgcttgctgtcagtgaataggaaaaGAGGTAATCCCATTTTAAACATTTACGGCATGTCCACAGGCGATAAGTCCCTGATAGGTGCGGCTCTCACGTAGCGATCGGCTGTTTCCGATGCGTATTGCACACGCGGCCACCTCTCCATAGTATTCACCAGGGGAGTGGCCTCCACGAGGGGACGAGGGTTGTGGGACCGCGGATCTCCACCTGTAAAAACCGCGTGGCCAATAACCACATCGTAAGACAGGGGGAACGCTACTACCGCCACATgaagactggatacaactgtaacaaaccctcagctgtataTTATTGCATGAGACAGACGGGCGGCTCGTTCCTACAATGCAGATTCCTTGTTACCTCGGGGGCCATGTTAATAAATGACATCACGTTAAGAATTCCCTTTGACTCTTGAACAAGTTCATCTTCCTGCTGTCAGTCGTGTGATATCCCGGCCCGGACCCCTGAAATCACAGACGACAGTCAAACGCATTCACAAGAGATGTGGCCGGGTCCCTGGCCTAAATGTATTTGCCCCATTGCACAATGACGGCAACTACAGGGTtaaattaaagtgtaactccACCTCAGTAACGACACACGGCGTTAgtattagggccagttcacatggaGCTTCTTGACacttttttggacgcggaaacggctgcaaaaaagaagtgcatgtcacttcttggcccgtttttgtagccgtttttcatagactattgaaaacagctccaaaaacggctgtaaaaaacacagcgaaaatcgcgagttgcttaaaaaacgtctgaaaatcaggagccgttctcCCTTgaagagctccgtattttcagacgttttagaattcgcgtgtgaacagacccttacatGCCTTTGCTGCATCTATCTTTGTTTCTCATCTTGCAGCTCCGCCCTCCCCATTTCACCCAGTTTTTTAGttcaggttgcctagcaacccCTTAacttcctgtcatgtgtgatactgtctgctgagcgttgTATCTAAgcttttcatgtgtgatactgtctgctgagcgttgTATCTAAgcttttcatgtgtgatactatctaccatAGCATTACATTCCCCATCATGAAGTGTTAATACTGTTAGAACATTACAGGTTTCGGATCAACAGGTGGCTATAGACATAAGACGAATgttggccgaccatctaatgtgtatggtggtgcaGCGGTTGGATGTCGGGGcagagaaggatcgggcatgtgccTCTACCAATGCCTGGCAGCAGTTTACTCCCCTCTCCCAGTTCAGAATTCGAGCCGAGCGTACATATGTATAGAgggatcgggaggaatagctgtcggccgctatctaatgtgtatggagggaTCGGGTGGAATAGCTGTCGGtcgctatctaatgtgtatggagggatcgggaggaatagctgtcggccgctatctaatgtgtatggagggaTCGggtggaatagctgtcggccgctatctaatgtgtatggagggaTCGggtggaatagctgtcggccgctatctaatgtgtatggaaggATCGggtggaatagctgtcggccgctatctaatgtgtatggagggaTCGggtggaatagctgtcggcctctatctaatgtgtatggagggaTCGggtggaatagctgtcggccactatctaatgtgtatggagggatcgggaggaatagctgtcggccgctatctaatgtgtatggagggaTCGggtggaatagctgtcggccgctatctaatgtgtatggaaggATCGggtggaatagctgtcggccgctatctaatgtgtatggagggaTCGggtggaatagctgtcggccgctatctaatgtgtatggagggaTCGggtggaatagctgtcggccgctatctaatgtgtatggagggaTCGggtggaatagctgtcggccgctatctaatgtgtatggagggaTCGGGAGGAATAGTTGTCGGccgctatctaatgtgtatggagggaTCGggtggaatagctgtcggccgctatctaatgtgtatggagggaTCGGGAGGAATAGTTGTCGGccgctatctaatgtgtatggagggaTCGggtggaatagctgtcggccgctatctaatgtgtatggagggaTCGggtggaatagctgtcggccgctATCTAATGTGGATGGAGGGATCGGGATGAATAGTTGTCGgccactatctaatgtgtatggagggaTCGGGAGGAATAGTTGTCGgccactatctaatgtgtatgaaggGATCGGGAGGAATAGATATTGgccactatctaatgtgtatggagggaTCGggtggaatagctgtcggccgctatctaatgtgtatggagggatcgggaggaatagctgtcggccgctatctaatgtgtatgcgaggatcaggaggaatagctgtcggccgctatctaatgtgtatgggaggatcaggaggaatagctgtcggccgctatctaatgtgtatggtcagcCTAAGAGTGGGACTGATCCACCAGAGCAAACAACCAGAGGATCTACGGTGGGTCCCAGCCATGATGATGGGGCTCAGCCAAACCATGGCCCATGAAGTCTAGCAGTGGACGTCTCCTGTAGAAGGTGACAGTGGAGGAGGTGAATTGCATCTAGGGATAATCTCCCCGGAGATGTGTCATCACTCTGAACGTCACACAACCAGGACAAGGTTCACTCTAAGTTTCGATTCCTGGTAAATGTAAATTCTTGCAACTGTTGTCAGCCATGGCGTCCGCTGATGTGAGAGACGAGCTGCTCTGCTCCATCTGTCTGAGCATTTATTCGGGTCCTGTAACCCTGAGATGTGGACACAACTTCTGCCGGGTCTGTATTGAACAGTTCCTGGATATACAGGACGGGTCTGGAGTTTATTCCTGTCCTGAATGTAGAGAAGAGTTCAAGGAACGTCCAGTGTTGGAGAAGAATCGGCAACTTTGTAACATAGTGGAGAGATTCTCGTATACTCAGTCCCGTCAGGAGGAGATCACCGGGATCTGCTGCACTTACTGTATTCACGCTCCTGTACCTGCTGTTAAATCCTGTCTGATGTGTGAGGCTTCTCTCTGTGATAACCACCTGAGAGTTCACAGCAAGGCAGCAGAACATGTCCTAACTGGACCCAGCACTTCCCTGGAGAACAGAAAATGTTCCGTCCATAAGAAGATCCTGGAATATTACTGCCCTGAGGACGATGCTTGTATCTGTGTGTCCTGTAGTTTGATCGGAGAACATCAGGGACATCACATAGAGCTTCTAGATGTAGCTTCAGTCCAGAAGAAGGAGCAACTGAGAAAGGTCTTAGACAATCTATTCTCAAAGAGAGAAGGAAATGTGTCAAGGATTCAGGACTTATCTAACCACATAACCAATGTCCATGACAGAGCCGGGGCGGTAAGTCAGATTATTTCTGGCCTCCTTAAAGACACCAGGAGACAGCTGAAACATCTGGAGAAGATGGTCTTGAGTGAGGTCTCCAGGCAGGTAGAGCAAGTGTCACACTCAGTCTCTGATCTTATCCAACAGCTGTCAATTGAAAAAGGAGACTTGTCTAGGAAAATGTGCTCTATTCAGGAGATGTGCACCATGGCAGATCCACTCATGGTCTTGAAAGATCAAGAGCTTCATAGATCTGATATACAAGAGATGGATGAAGGTACCAGAGATGATGTCCATACCGTAGGCGATCTGGATGTGTTTCTTATCTCTAAGATGTTACATACAACCATGGAAAAAATTGGTGAAGAGATAAAGTTCAGAGGATTCAAAGTGCCGGAAGCTTCCGACATCTCACTGGACATCAACACAGCGGGTAATGACGTAGAAGTGTCTGAAGACCTAAAAATGGCCTCCTGGCCTGGAGTAAGCCAAAATCGTCCAGATACACCTGAAACTTTTCAGTCATGTCAAGTCTTAAGCAAGAATTATTTTTCCTCCGGGAAACATTTTATGGAAGTGGAGAGCAGTGAGGAAGGAGACTGGTGTGTAGGAATGTGCTATTCCAATATAGAGAGAAAAGGGGGACAATGTG from Rhinoderma darwinii isolate aRhiDar2 chromosome 3, aRhiDar2.hap1, whole genome shotgun sequence carries:
- the LOC142748661 gene encoding E3 ubiquitin/ISG15 ligase TRIM25-like, which translates into the protein MASADVRDELLCSICLSIYSGPVTLRCGHNFCRVCIEQFLDIQDGSGVYSCPECREEFKERPVLEKNRQLCNIVERFSYTQSRQEEITGICCTYCIHAPVPAVKSCLMCEASLCDNHLRVHSKAAEHVLTGPSTSLENRKCSVHKKILEYYCPEDDACICVSCSLIGEHQGHHIELLDVASVQKKEQLRKVLDNLFSKREGNVSRIQDLSNHITNVHDRAGAVSQIISGLLKDTRRQLKHLEKMVLSEVSRQVEQVSHSVSDLIQQLSIEKGDLSRKMCSIQEMCTMADPLMVLKDQELHRSDIQEMDEGTRDDVHTVGDLDVFLISKMLHTTMEKIGEEIKFRGFKVPEASDISLDINTAGNDVEVSEDLKMASWPGVSQNRPDTPETFQSCQVLSKNYFSSGKHFMEVESSEEGDWCVGMCYSNIERKGGQCVIGHNDKSWGLRLWSKQYSAIHDSNVVQLPAQYSCGKVGLYLDYEGGQMSFYEFGEPMKHLYTFKDTFTEPLHVLCWVLGSSLRFGDGNNGN